The DNA sequence GCCCGCACGCTGCGCCCCATGCGCAACCTCATCCGGGGCGTGTCACGCATCGGCCGCGGTGACTACAACGCCCAGCTCGGCGTGCGCGGCGACGATGAGGTGTTCGGCGGCATGCTGGTGCCCACGGCGGTGAACTTCGTGTTCATCCCCGGGCGCTACGTGCAGCTACAGAAGCTCCGCGGCGATGCGAAGCGGGCCCCCAGTGAGAACGAAGCGGTGCCCATGCTCGCCTCGTCCCACTGAGGCGCCTGTCACTTGGCGCGGGAAATACGACGGCCCGGCTCCTCACATGAGGGGCTGGGCCGTGTTCTTCCAAAGCGTCACATGACGGGCGAATTCACCCCGCCCGGAAGGGAAACTCAGACATCAAATCGGAATACCACCGCCGCAACCACAAGACTGAACAACCTGCGCAAGCCGATACTCAGTGCAAGACGCCCCCTGCGCATTCAAGCAAACGCGAAAGCTATTCATGCCCTGAAAAATCGCTCCCGTCGTAAACCATTCACCATCGATGCGGGCCTTACACTGCGGAGAGTAGTCATCACACGCAGACTGAGAGCCACAATTGACGAACGCCGACCATGCAGTGCAGCTTCCAAAACCGGCATTCACACACTCGTCCCAGTTCTGCGGCTGGCAAGACTCTGCCAACGCCTCCACCATGACGGCATCCGGCACGGGAGCCGCGCTGTTCAGAGCTGCCTCAGTCGCGGAAGGGTTCCCTTCTGTCGAAAGCTGCTCATCAACAGGACCGCATCCAACAAGAATAGCCATCGCCACCGAGCCAACGAGCATTCCAAACTTCTTCATAGCTGGCATTCTCTCAGGCCCCGCCGCCAAGAGCCATGTCAATGGCCCGTCACCGTGCAGTCACGGACCGGTGTCC is a window from the Myxococcus virescens genome containing:
- a CDS encoding HAMP domain-containing protein — encoded protein: ARTLRPMRNLIRGVSRIGRGDYNAQLGVRGDDEVFGGMLVPTAVNFVFIPGRYVQLQKLRGDAKRAPSENEAVPMLASSH